The proteins below come from a single Gordonia pseudamarae genomic window:
- a CDS encoding DUF3558 family protein: MLWSLGAAFATVSCAIAGVPSPSADSTDTTSTPTSIRQTDDHGKELPFTTKFPDRWSANNDGTTYEPCTSLTDTELSALGVDPTTVKDVALANHQTARGCIWSYRGRWMGGVSHFTGDKPTFEEEKKDRSWYEKSYDITIDGRLVLVDYWDSSRCITTVEVEHASVSTIVTRLWNPPPESELCNLAIEFTKLTLPKMPPPAP; encoded by the coding sequence ATGCTCTGGTCGCTGGGAGCCGCTTTCGCGACGGTATCCTGCGCGATCGCCGGTGTACCATCACCATCTGCGGACAGCACCGACACCACCAGTACGCCGACGTCTATTCGCCAAACCGACGACCACGGCAAGGAACTGCCGTTTACGACAAAGTTCCCAGATCGGTGGTCGGCCAACAACGACGGAACAACGTACGAACCGTGCACATCCCTCACCGACACCGAGTTGTCCGCTCTGGGTGTCGACCCCACGACCGTCAAAGACGTCGCTTTGGCCAACCACCAAACTGCCCGTGGCTGTATCTGGTCATACCGTGGGCGCTGGATGGGAGGGGTCAGTCATTTCACGGGCGACAAACCGACATTTGAAGAAGAAAAGAAAGACCGGTCGTGGTACGAGAAGTCATACGACATTACGATCGACGGACGCCTGGTGTTGGTCGACTATTGGGATTCGTCCCGCTGCATAACCACTGTCGAGGTCGAGCACGCGTCAGTTTCGACAATCGTCACCCGACTCTGGAATCCACCTCCCGAGTCCGAACTGTGCAACCTGGCAATCGAGTTCACGAAGTTGACACTCCCGAAGATGCCGCCGCCGGCACCTTGA